One part of the Glycine soja cultivar W05 chromosome 11, ASM419377v2, whole genome shotgun sequence genome encodes these proteins:
- the LOC114375708 gene encoding UDP-glycosyltransferase 79B30-like translates to MENAPPNPMHIAMYPWFAMGHFIPFLHLSNKLAKRGHKISFIVPKRTQTKIQHLNQHPHLITLVPITVPHVDGLPHDAETTLDVLFSFFPLLATAMDRIEKDIELLLRELKPQIVFFDFSFWLPNLARSLGIKSVQYFIVNAVSVAYFGSPERYHNGRDLSETDFTKPSPGFPDSSITLHEHEAQFVVRMGKVEFGSGVLMYDRFDIGTRLSDAIGFKGCREIEGPYVDYLETQHGKPVLLSGPLLPEPPNTTLEGKWVKWLEEFNSGSVIFCAYGSETTLQQNQFLELLLGLELTGFPFLAALKPPNGFESIEEALPEGFRERVQGRGVVYEGWVQQQLILGHPSVGCFITLCGAGSITEALVSECQLVFLPRLGSDYVITARMMSRELKVGVEVEKSEEDDGSFTKESVCKAVKIVMDDENELGRQVRENHRKVRNILLSNNLESFHVDILCDKLRALL, encoded by the coding sequence ATGGAGAACGCACCTCCTAATCCTATGCACATAGCAATGTATCCATGGTTTGCCATGGGACACTTTATCCCATTTCTTCACCTCTCCAACAAGTTAGCAAAGAGAGGTCACAAAATCTCCTTCATAGTCCCCAAAAGAACACAAACCAAGATACAACATCTCAACCAACACCCACACCTCATCACCCTTGTCCCCATCACAGTTCCTCACGTTGATGGCCTTCCTCATGATGCAGAAACCACTTTAGAcgtgctcttctctttcttCCCTCTTCTTGCCACCGCTATGGATCGCATAGAGAAGGACATCGAGCTTCTACTGAGGGAACTGAAGCCgcaaattgttttctttgatttctCTTTCTGGCTTCCAAACCTGGCTCGGAGCCTAGGAATCAAAAGCGTCCAATACTTCATAGTTAATGCAGTTTCAGTGGCTTACTTCGGTTCCCCGGAAAGATATCACAATGGAAGAGACCTGAGTGAAACTGATTTCACGAAACCCTCTCCGGGGTTCCCCGATTCTTCGATCACGCTTCACGAACACGAAGCTCAATTCGTCGTTCGCATGGGGAAGGTGGAGTTCGGCAGTGGTGTTTTGATGTACGACCGTTTCGACATCGGTACTAGGTTGTCGGATGCAATTGGGTTCAAAGGTTGCAGAGAAATAGAAGGGCCTTATGTAGATTATCTTGAAACACAACATGGGAAGCCTGTTTTACTTTCAGGGCCTCTTTTACCTGAGCCACCAAACACTACTTTAGAGGGAAAATGGGTCAAATGGCTTGAGGAATTCAACTCTGGTTCTGTTATTTTCTGTGCATATGGGAGTGAAACCACTTTACAGCAAAATCAATTTCTAGAGTTGTTGCTTGGTCTTGAACTAACAGGCTTTCCCTTTCTTGCAGCACTTAAGCCTCCTAATGGTTTTGAGTCTATTGAAGAAGCACTTCCAGAAGGGTTCAGAGAAAGGGTTCAAGGAAGAGGGGTTGTGTATGAAGGTTGGGTGCAGCAACAATTGATTTTAGGGCATCCTTCTGTTGGGTGTTTCATAACACTCTGCGGGGCTGGTTCTATAACTGAGGCACTTGTGAGTGAGTGTCAGTTGGTGTTTTTACCTCGCCTAGGTTCTGATTATGTCATCACTGCACGAATGATGAGTAGGGAGCTGAAGGTTGGGGTGGAAGTGGAGAAAAGTGAAGAAGATGATGGGTCGTTCACAAAAGAAAGTGTATGTAAAGCTGTGAAAATTGTGATGGATGATGAGAATGAGCTTGGGAGACAGGTGAGAGAAAATCACAGAAAAGTGAGAAACATATTGCTAAGCAACAATTTAGAGTCCTTCCATGTTGATATTTTGTGTGACAAGCTTCGTGCTTTACTCTAA
- the LOC114377665 gene encoding UDP-glycosyltransferase 79B30-like produces MDTANAAPLHIAIFPWFAMGHLTPSLHLSNKLAQRGHRISFIGPKKTQTKLQHLNLHPHLITFVPIKVPHVNGLPHDAETTSDVPFSLFPLIAEAMDRTEKDIEILLRELKPQIVFFDFQHWLPNLTRRLGIKSVMYVIINPLSTAYFANGPRKSKGRELTELDLMVPPQGFPDSCIKFQPHELRFLVGVRKLEFGSGVLLYDRYHTAASMADAIGFKGCKEIDGPYAEYLETVYGKPVLLSGPLLPEPPNTTLEGKWVSWLGRFNPGSVVFCAYGSESRLPQNQLQELLLGLELTGFPFLAALKPPNGFESIEEALPEGFRERVQGRGIVDEGWVQQQLILGHPSVGCFITHCGAASLTEALVNKCRLVFLPHLGADQLINCRMFSRKLRVGVEIEKGEEDGLFTKESVCKAVKIVMDDGNEVGREVRENHSKLRNFLLSDNVESECVDGFCKGLHDLLNLKRLVMC; encoded by the coding sequence ATGGATACCGCAAATGCAGCTCCTTTGCACATAGCAATATTTCCATGGTTTGCTATGGGCCATCTAACCCCATCTCTTCACCTCTCCAACAAGCTTGCACAGAGAGGCCACAGAATCTCCTTCATAGGCCCcaaaaaaacacaaaccaaaCTACAACACCTCAATCTTCACCCTCATCTAATCACCTTTGTTCCCATCAAAGTTCCTCATGTCAATGGTCTTCCTCACGATGCTGAAACTACTTCAGATGTGCCCTTCTCTTTATTCCCACTTATTGCCGAGGCTATGGATCGCACTGAGAAGGACATCGAAATTCTCCTAAGGGAACTGAAGCCACAAATTGTTTTCTTCGATTTCCAACATTGGCTACCAAACTTGACTAGAAGACTAGGCATCAAGAGTGTTATGTATGTCATTATTAATCCGTTATCAACAGCGTACTTCGCAAACGGACCAAGGAAAAGCAAAGGAAGAGAGTTAACTGAACTTGATCTAATGGTGCCCCCTCAGGGGTTCCCTGATTCATGCATCAAGTTTCAGCCACATGAGCTTCGGTTCCTCGTTGGAGTAAGGAAACTCGAGTTTGGAAGTGGGGTTCTTCTCTATGATCGGTACCACACTGCAGCGAGCATGGCAGATGCAATAGGATTCAAAGGTTGCAAAGAAATTGATGGACCATATGCTGAGTATCTTGAAACTGTGTATGGGAAACCTGTTTTACTTTCAGGGCCTCTTTTACCTGAGCCTCCGAACACTACTTTAGAGGGAAAATGGGTTTCATGGCTTGGGAGATTCAACCCTGGTTCTGTTGTTTTCTGTGCTTATGGAAGTGAAAGCCGGTTACCGCAAAATCAACTTCAAGAGTTGTTGCTTGGTCTTGAGCTAACAGGTTTTCCATTTCTTGCAGCACTTAAGCCCCCTAATGGTTTTGAGTCTATTGAAGAAGCACTTCCAGAAGGGTTCAGAGAAAGGGTTCAAGGAAGAGGGATTGTAGATGAAGGTTGGGTGCAACAACAATTGATTTTAGGACACCCTTCTGTCGGGTGCTTCATAACACACTGTGGAGCTGCTTCTTTGACAGAGGCGCTTGTGAATAAGTGTAGGTTGGTTTTCTTACCGCATCTGGGTGCTGATCAACTCATAAATTGCCGAATGTTTAGTAGAAAGTTAAGGGTTGGTGTGGAAATTGAGAAAGGTGAAGAAGATGGGttgttcacaaaagaaagtGTATGCAAAGCTGTGAAAATTGTGATGGATGATGGGAATGAGGTTGGAAGAGAAGTGAGAGAAAATCATAGCAAACTGAGGAACTTCTTACTAAGCGACAACGTAGAGTCAGAATGTGTTGATGGTTTCTGCAAAGGACTTCATGATTTACTTAATTTGAAAAGACTCGTCATGTGTTGA